One Methylosarcina fibrata AML-C10 DNA segment encodes these proteins:
- a CDS encoding type I restriction endonuclease subunit R produces the protein MAYTDINNEDRLVQQTFAEHLENNLGWDSVYAWNQETFGALGTLGRNNEREMVLVRDLRAALIKLNPQLPDKAIDEAIAKLTHHDFSRSLLQHNHTFYKLIRDGVPVSYRDLKGQLRHAQAAVIDFTEPLSANNRFLVVRELKITGLRSPHYNRRADLVCFVNGLPLVIFELKAVYKNIRAGFDGNLRDYLDENVIAHAFHHNAFLVVSNGDKARYGSITSEWEHFGEWKRLDENDQGSLDAEVLLNGMLAKDRLLDLVENFILFDASKPGAVRKVVARNHQVLGVNRAVAAAKRQEDLKNLFPPEERLKHRLVELPSPDKATSNQKSLQLKAAEPAVQPYVKSKKQTLQIIERAHPDLGRLGVVWHTQGSGKSYSMAFFAEKVRRTLPGNFTFVLMTDRNDLDSQIYKTFVGCGIADDNTPRAASGRDLEALLKQNHRYVFSLIHKFNQDVNPAQPYSERDDIIVISDEAHRTQAGKLARNMRLALPNAAFIGFTGTPLFKHDELTKRIFGDYVSRYDFKRSEEDGATVKLVYENRGEKLQLAKLDLNDKIAAAIEKAELNPDQEALLEKLLGKDYEVITADDRLLKIANDFVEHSTTRWEAGKAMLVCIDKITCARMLQLIEPLWQAKAVAVRAEAEAKLAKINAASDEVTRQQLHAQRDRLLAKAKWIEQTLIEIIISEAQNEVADFKKWDFDIIPHRKCMKLGFETPDGKRVDVESAFKDPGHPFRVAIVCAMWLTGFDVESLSTLYIDKPMKAHTLMQAIARANRRYPGKDFGLIVDYNGMLKALREALAQYALGDEGNSEQDIIAPIEERLAALQEAIEVTEAHLLSLGFDPSHLLGSQGFARIALLKDAVESIYAGAHAEKSEIETGKNASTGGKESKRRFEILARVVFSRFKALLTEPSVVTYAERHDNIEAIYKKLLERRDTADVTSLLKELHRIVNEAIQAETAGEDHTESKQYDLSQIDLEKLRDEFAKKVKRKATALQDIFEILEQKLAQMLAKNPLRIDYYKKYQEIIADYNRDKDRITIEETFVQVMELIQNLDQEQQRTVEEGLSEEQLAIFDLIRRGDLSKTEREKVKEVSRELLADILHLLGPLDQWTEKEQTQAEVKTFILDHIYQTLPEPPYSSDDKDHIAELVFQHVWQQSVRGGFPNIQD, from the coding sequence ATGGCCTACACCGACATCAACAACGAAGACCGTTTGGTTCAACAAACCTTTGCCGAACACCTGGAAAACAATCTTGGCTGGGACAGCGTTTATGCCTGGAATCAGGAAACCTTCGGTGCCCTCGGAACGCTGGGACGCAACAACGAACGCGAAATGGTGCTGGTACGGGATTTACGGGCCGCATTAATCAAGCTGAACCCGCAACTGCCGGACAAAGCGATAGACGAAGCGATCGCCAAACTGACCCACCACGATTTTTCCCGCTCGCTGCTGCAACATAATCACACATTCTACAAGCTGATTCGGGACGGCGTGCCGGTCAGTTACCGCGACCTGAAAGGCCAGCTGCGCCACGCGCAAGCGGCGGTGATCGATTTCACGGAACCTTTGAGCGCCAACAACCGTTTTCTGGTGGTGCGGGAGCTTAAAATCACCGGTCTCCGGTCGCCACATTACAACCGCCGCGCCGATCTGGTGTGTTTCGTCAACGGCCTGCCGCTGGTGATTTTCGAACTGAAGGCGGTTTACAAGAATATCCGCGCCGGCTTCGACGGCAATTTGCGCGACTATCTGGACGAGAACGTCATTGCCCATGCCTTTCATCACAATGCGTTCCTGGTGGTCAGCAACGGCGACAAAGCCCGCTATGGCTCGATCACCAGCGAATGGGAACACTTCGGCGAATGGAAGCGGCTGGATGAAAACGACCAAGGCAGCCTCGACGCCGAGGTGTTGTTGAACGGGATGCTGGCAAAAGACCGGTTATTGGACTTGGTCGAAAACTTTATCCTCTTCGATGCCAGCAAACCGGGCGCAGTCCGTAAAGTGGTCGCCCGGAATCATCAGGTGCTTGGGGTGAATCGGGCCGTAGCAGCGGCGAAACGGCAGGAAGACTTAAAAAATTTGTTTCCGCCTGAAGAACGCTTGAAGCATCGACTGGTTGAACTGCCGTCCCCGGACAAAGCGACTTCAAATCAAAAATCACTTCAACTTAAAGCGGCGGAACCTGCCGTCCAGCCTTACGTAAAGTCAAAAAAACAAACCCTGCAAATCATCGAGCGAGCGCATCCCGACTTGGGGCGGCTCGGTGTGGTCTGGCATACCCAGGGCAGCGGTAAGTCCTATTCGATGGCGTTTTTTGCCGAAAAGGTGCGTCGTACCCTCCCCGGCAATTTTACCTTCGTGCTGATGACCGACCGCAACGATCTGGACAGCCAGATTTACAAGACTTTCGTCGGCTGCGGCATTGCCGACGACAATACGCCGAGAGCGGCTTCTGGCAGGGACCTTGAGGCGTTGCTGAAGCAGAATCATCGCTATGTGTTCAGCCTGATCCATAAATTCAATCAGGATGTGAATCCAGCACAGCCCTACAGTGAGCGCGATGACATCATCGTGATTTCCGACGAGGCGCACAGGACCCAGGCCGGCAAGCTGGCGCGCAACATGCGCCTGGCATTGCCGAATGCGGCGTTTATCGGCTTTACCGGCACGCCGTTGTTCAAGCACGATGAGCTGACCAAGCGCATCTTCGGCGATTATGTGTCGCGTTATGACTTCAAGCGCAGCGAGGAAGACGGCGCCACGGTCAAGCTGGTCTATGAAAACCGGGGCGAGAAGCTGCAATTAGCCAAGCTGGATTTGAACGACAAAATCGCCGCAGCAATCGAAAAAGCCGAACTCAATCCCGATCAGGAAGCGCTGTTGGAAAAATTGCTCGGCAAGGATTACGAGGTCATTACCGCCGATGACCGCTTGTTGAAAATCGCTAACGATTTCGTCGAACATAGCACGACACGCTGGGAAGCCGGCAAGGCAATGCTGGTGTGCATCGATAAAATCACCTGTGCGCGGATGCTGCAATTGATCGAGCCGCTATGGCAAGCCAAAGCCGTTGCGGTACGTGCCGAGGCCGAGGCCAAGCTAGCCAAAATCAACGCAGCCAGCGACGAGGTGACACGCCAGCAACTCCATGCGCAACGCGACCGCTTGTTGGCCAAGGCCAAATGGATCGAGCAGACCCTGATCGAAATCATTATCAGCGAAGCGCAGAACGAAGTTGCCGATTTCAAGAAGTGGGATTTCGACATCATCCCGCATCGGAAGTGCATGAAACTGGGTTTTGAAACGCCGGACGGCAAGCGGGTGGATGTGGAGTCGGCCTTCAAAGATCCGGGACATCCTTTCCGCGTGGCCATCGTCTGCGCGATGTGGCTGACCGGCTTTGACGTGGAATCGCTGTCGACGCTGTATATCGATAAACCGATGAAAGCGCATACCCTGATGCAAGCCATTGCCCGCGCCAACCGCCGCTATCCCGGCAAGGATTTCGGGTTGATCGTCGATTACAACGGGATGCTGAAAGCCTTGCGGGAAGCGCTGGCGCAATATGCTCTGGGAGATGAGGGTAATAGCGAGCAAGATATTATCGCGCCTATCGAAGAACGTCTGGCGGCACTACAGGAAGCGATCGAAGTGACCGAGGCGCATTTGCTAAGCCTTGGCTTTGACCCTTCGCATTTGTTGGGCAGTCAAGGTTTTGCCCGGATAGCCTTGCTGAAGGATGCGGTCGAATCGATTTATGCAGGAGCTCACGCTGAAAAATCCGAAATCGAAACTGGCAAAAACGCAAGCACAGGCGGCAAAGAATCCAAACGACGCTTTGAAATATTGGCCAGAGTGGTATTCAGCCGTTTCAAGGCATTGCTGACGGAACCTTCGGTAGTTACTTATGCGGAACGGCATGACAATATCGAAGCCATCTATAAGAAACTGTTGGAGCGACGCGATACGGCGGACGTAACCTCCTTGCTCAAGGAGTTGCACCGGATCGTGAATGAGGCTATTCAGGCCGAAACCGCCGGTGAGGATCATACCGAAAGCAAACAATACGACCTGAGCCAGATCGACTTGGAAAAACTGCGTGACGAGTTCGCCAAGAAAGTAAAAAGAAAAGCGACAGCATTACAGGACATTTTCGAGATTCTTGAGCAAAAGCTTGCCCAGATGCTCGCCAAGAATCCGCTGCGCATCGATTATTATAAAAAATACCAGGAGATTATCGCCGACTACAACCGGGATAAGGATCGCATCACCATCGAGGAAACGTTTGTCCAGGTCATGGAGTTAATTCAGAACCTGGATCAAGAGCAGCAGCGCACGGTTGAAGAAGGTTTGAGCGAAGAACAGCTAGCCATTTTCGACCTGATCCGACGCGGAGACCTGTCAAAAACGGAGCGGGAGAAGGTCAAAGAAGTCAGCCGCGAATTGCTGGCCGACATTTTGCACCTGCTGGGACCACTCGATCAATGGACCGAAAAAGAGCAAACCCAGGCGGAAGTCAAAACCTTCATTCTTGATCATATCTATCAAACGCTTCCTGAACCGCCATACTCATCTGACGACAAGGACCACATTGCGGAACTTGTCTTCCAGCATGTGTGGCAACAAAGCGTGAGAGGCGGATTTCCTAATATTCAAGATTAA
- a CDS encoding winged helix-turn-helix domain-containing tetratricopeptide repeat protein, which produces MQYLFEDCVLDPERRELMRASEAIAVGPQVFDLLLYLVQNREHVVSKDALLKTVWKGRIVSESTLASHVNSARKAIGDSGQEQRLLRTVARKGFRFIGKVREIPTPIGFGSFTATPSDVADAEALAFPDRPSIAVLPFTNLSGDPKQDYFADGVVEDIITALSRNRWLFVIARNSSFTYKGQAVDVKQVGRDLGVRYVLEGSLRKSAKRVRITEQLIDATTSGHIWADRFEGNLDDIFELQDQITERVVGTLAPQLEQAEIERAKRKPTESLDAYDYYLRGTGNLHQGTREAIDEALSLFIKAIERDPDFASAHAMAAWCHLWRKANGWMTHHLQDITDGVRLAQRAVELGRDDAVALSRSGSVLGHFSGDLDGGIALIDRALVLNPNLAAAWFLGGFLRVWHGDPDIAVEHFTRAMRLSPLDPEMYRMQAGMAIAHLFAGRFDTASSWAEKAFRNLPSFLMVVSIIAASHALAGREDEASRVMNHLRRLDPTLRISNLRNWLPIRRPADLATFSEGLRKAGLPE; this is translated from the coding sequence ATGCAGTATCTATTTGAAGATTGCGTGCTCGACCCTGAACGTCGGGAACTCATGCGCGCATCCGAAGCCATTGCCGTCGGGCCGCAAGTTTTCGATCTGTTGCTCTATCTGGTGCAGAATCGCGAGCACGTCGTCAGCAAGGACGCCCTCCTGAAAACGGTGTGGAAGGGGCGGATCGTCTCCGAATCGACCCTCGCCAGCCACGTTAATTCGGCGCGCAAGGCGATCGGCGACAGCGGCCAGGAACAGCGGCTGCTTCGAACGGTGGCCCGCAAGGGATTCCGGTTCATCGGCAAGGTCAGGGAGATACCGACGCCGATCGGCTTCGGGTCCTTCACGGCCACCCCATCGGACGTAGCCGATGCAGAGGCTCTGGCCTTTCCCGACCGTCCCTCCATCGCCGTTCTGCCCTTCACGAACCTGAGCGGAGACCCCAAACAAGATTATTTCGCCGATGGCGTGGTGGAAGACATCATTACAGCGTTGTCGCGCAATCGCTGGCTGTTCGTCATCGCACGCAACTCGAGCTTCACCTACAAGGGCCAGGCGGTGGACGTGAAGCAGGTGGGCCGCGACTTGGGCGTGCGCTACGTGTTGGAGGGCAGCCTGCGGAAATCGGCGAAACGGGTGCGCATCACGGAACAGCTCATCGACGCGACGACTTCGGGGCACATCTGGGCAGACCGTTTCGAGGGCAACCTCGACGATATCTTCGAGCTGCAGGATCAGATCACCGAAAGGGTCGTCGGCACGCTCGCGCCTCAACTGGAGCAGGCGGAAATCGAACGCGCAAAGCGGAAACCCACCGAAAGTCTCGACGCCTACGATTACTATCTTCGCGGAACGGGGAACTTACATCAGGGAACCCGAGAAGCCATCGACGAGGCTCTGTCGTTGTTCATCAAGGCAATTGAGCGCGATCCGGATTTCGCGTCGGCCCACGCGATGGCGGCGTGGTGCCATCTCTGGCGCAAGGCCAACGGCTGGATGACCCATCACCTGCAGGACATTACCGACGGCGTTCGATTGGCGCAGCGGGCGGTCGAATTGGGCAGGGACGATGCCGTCGCTCTTTCCAGAAGCGGTTCCGTGCTCGGCCACTTTTCCGGCGATCTGGATGGCGGCATCGCCCTGATTGACAGAGCCCTCGTGCTCAATCCGAACCTCGCTGCCGCATGGTTCCTCGGCGGCTTCCTGAGGGTCTGGCACGGCGATCCCGACATCGCCGTAGAGCATTTCACGCGCGCCATGCGTCTGAGTCCTCTCGACCCGGAGATGTATCGGATGCAGGCCGGAATGGCGATAGCGCATCTGTTCGCCGGGCGCTTCGACACGGCGTCGTCATGGGCGGAGAAAGCATTCAGGAATTTGCCAAGTTTCCTGATGGTCGTCAGTATCATCGCAGCAAGCCATGCGCTTGCCGGCCGAGAAGACGAAGCGAGCCGAGTGATGAACCATTTGCGCCGGCTCGATCCCACGCTCCGCATCTCCAATCTCAGGAACTGGCTCCCGATCCGCCGACCGGCCGATCTTGCCACGTTTTCCGAAGGTCTGCGAAAGGCAGGGCTGCCGGAATGA
- a CDS encoding patatin-like phospholipase family protein, producing the protein MTENTKEPPDYRFCDLVMKGGITSGIVYPKAITRLSHHYHFKNIGGTSAGAIAAAVTAAAEFRRRENGSRQGFDLLDKLPEELQARLPDTGRSRLLSLFQPQRSTRRLFSVLVNSLNRKGTYRRILAILSGFLFAYWPATLASVAAALAVGLFGSGWITAALLLVVLLAVAIGVWVYLDITRNTVSNGFGLCNGMSEKDVKQEALTPWLHSLIQNAAGLPHDKPLTFGLLWDVKGIPEEWIKQSKSTVRSIDLQMFSTNLAHGRPYLFPFAVAKDEHTRFPDPDRLFFKPEELEPYLPDEVLDWMEKHAGKGKIDESQKKTDPYLLAAEQRGLKEIPEPRNFPVLLAARMSLSFPFLLSAVPMWAIDNYEVPAEEIDFRRCWFSDGGISSNFPIHLFDGLLPLWPTFGINLEPKIDDRDDPFYLPQDYSKGYGERWNLFDDKTPSAARFGGFLSAILSTMQNWNDNTLSRMPGVRDRIVRLRLNDNEGGLNLDMEQAIIERIVARGEDAAGALISYYLTARTDGAQAKGWDDQRFIRLCTLLKMLEARSPGILRAMSPGWPYATDFDRLIANAVRPDGNDNSDQALPPGFEEPLTEKQAEALRKAMDALKQLMETLGTSEAQSAFKAIPEPELRVRPPL; encoded by the coding sequence ATGACGGAAAATACCAAAGAACCTCCCGACTATCGCTTTTGCGATCTCGTGATGAAAGGGGGCATCACCAGCGGCATCGTCTACCCCAAAGCGATCACCCGCTTATCTCATCACTACCATTTCAAGAACATCGGCGGCACTTCCGCCGGCGCCATCGCAGCCGCGGTTACGGCCGCCGCCGAGTTCCGCCGCAGGGAGAACGGTTCGCGTCAGGGCTTCGACCTATTGGACAAGCTTCCCGAGGAACTCCAGGCAAGATTGCCCGACACCGGCCGCAGCCGGCTGCTGAGTCTGTTCCAGCCTCAGAGATCGACGCGGCGCCTGTTCTCCGTACTGGTCAACTCACTGAATCGCAAAGGCACCTACCGGCGCATTCTCGCGATTCTGAGCGGTTTCTTGTTCGCCTATTGGCCGGCCACACTGGCGAGCGTGGCCGCGGCATTGGCCGTCGGCCTCTTTGGTTCCGGCTGGATCACGGCCGCACTTCTGCTGGTGGTTCTGCTGGCCGTTGCGATCGGCGTCTGGGTCTATCTCGATATCACCCGCAATACGGTGAGCAACGGTTTCGGATTGTGCAACGGCATGTCGGAAAAGGATGTGAAACAAGAAGCGCTGACGCCCTGGCTGCACTCGCTGATCCAGAACGCCGCCGGGCTCCCGCACGACAAGCCGCTGACTTTCGGCCTGCTTTGGGACGTGAAGGGAATTCCTGAGGAGTGGATAAAACAATCCAAAAGCACGGTTCGTTCCATCGATTTGCAGATGTTCTCGACCAATCTGGCCCATGGGCGTCCTTACCTATTTCCCTTCGCGGTTGCCAAGGACGAGCATACGCGGTTCCCGGATCCCGACCGGCTTTTTTTCAAACCGGAGGAACTGGAACCTTATCTGCCGGATGAGGTGCTGGACTGGATGGAAAAACACGCCGGGAAAGGCAAGATCGATGAAAGTCAGAAAAAAACCGATCCTTATTTGCTAGCGGCTGAACAAAGAGGGCTTAAGGAGATTCCGGAGCCGAGAAATTTTCCGGTATTGCTGGCAGCCCGCATGAGCCTCAGTTTTCCGTTCCTGCTCTCCGCCGTGCCGATGTGGGCGATCGATAATTACGAAGTTCCTGCGGAGGAAATCGATTTTCGCCGCTGCTGGTTCTCGGACGGCGGCATCAGCTCGAATTTTCCCATTCATCTGTTCGACGGATTACTGCCGCTTTGGCCGACATTCGGCATCAATCTGGAACCGAAAATCGATGATCGAGACGATCCGTTCTATCTACCCCAGGACTACAGTAAGGGCTATGGAGAACGCTGGAATCTCTTCGACGACAAAACGCCCTCGGCCGCCAGGTTCGGCGGATTCCTGTCGGCGATCCTTTCGACCATGCAAAACTGGAACGACAACACGCTGTCGAGAATGCCGGGCGTACGCGACCGGATTGTACGGCTGAGACTCAACGACAACGAAGGCGGTCTCAATCTGGACATGGAACAGGCCATTATCGAGCGTATCGTTGCGCGGGGCGAAGACGCGGCCGGCGCACTCATATCCTACTATCTCACGGCCCGTACCGACGGCGCCCAAGCCAAAGGCTGGGACGATCAACGGTTCATCCGCTTGTGCACCCTGCTGAAAATGCTCGAAGCGCGAAGTCCCGGAATCCTGCGCGCCATGAGTCCCGGCTGGCCTTATGCGACCGACTTTGACCGGCTTATCGCCAATGCCGTGCGGCCCGATGGCAACGACAACTCCGATCAGGCTCTTCCTCCCGGCTTCGAAGAGCCGCTTACAGAAAAGCAGGCCGAAGCGCTTCGGAAAGCAATGGACGCCTTGAAGCAATTGATGGAAACCCTCGGCACATCGGAAGCACAAAGCGCTTTTAAAGCGATTCCGGAACCGGAACTGCGGGTAAGGCCGCCGCTTTAA
- a CDS encoding bifunctional diguanylate cyclase/phosphodiesterase — MSANDALIANKLKMPGHVIDLLKQSGIVSLYVFFGYLGHDRFGYGGIADVIGWGNGLSLAALLLGGRRYLWGVLLGVLISNVLIKDSVPGAISSSLASLVEALVGFGLLNCNRKFSPSLVTLPDYLRLILLGGGVASMFGAATGIFSLQIAGLISSAHFWEYASLWWMGDTLGIVLAVPFIIAWQRKKPDRLNLKRLLEESLLIGMTFMAGQVVFLGWFNENLVFAPKAFIMFLFITWIAIRLGMQATTFALNMVAIQALLGACLKVGYFADENMLSGYHNYWIYMVILSLIGIVVAAYVNDIRQKEVHLRNSENHLRLCQINGGIGTWEADLLTHKEKWSDSCSSLLGFPDLKEPTWEDFLDAIHPEDRYRVVETVQSHLTLGVKLDLEYRIATSKGIRWMRSAGQAEEGPDGRLTIMRGIVQDVTERIQAEEALRESETLLREAQTIAGLGSYILDIATGIWKSSPVLDKIFGIDEACEHSMAEWFGLIHPEDLEKMEHYFRNDILEQGRSFDKEYRILRPEDRVLRWVHGLGKLEFDARERPAKMHGTVQDITERKMIEESLRQNEEKMRAYLDNISDTIWLIGSGLNVLYVSPNVERLLGFPQGELIGRPSAWVIHPEDMAIVDAAHRYTLEHPGQPHTVQYRVGHKEGQWIDVESTGINFLDNPEIKGVLVSMRNVTERKQAENDLRIAATAFESQEGIFITDADSVILRVNRAFTAITGYTAEEAIGKKPTLLKSGRQNSGFYAAMWTSLRQTGAWQGEIWNRRKQGEIYPQHLTITAVKDSGGLVTNYVATLTDITQQKAAADKIERLALYDSLTGLPNRQLLRDRLISALASSSRSGRKGALLFIDLDNFKTLNDTLGHDMGDALLQQVAQRLEACVREGDTVARLGGDEFVVMLEDLSEHAFEAAARTEAIGGKILDSLTRPYSLAQQEYYSSSSIGATLFNGHEQAVDELLKQADIAMYQAKTSGRNAMHFFDVQMQARINARVRMEADLRLALSEIQFKLYYQPQVCHDNRILGAEALIRWQHPQQGLVPPGDFIPVAEETGLIIPMGLWILETACAQIKAWEGNALYSHLQVAVNVSARQFRQADFVDQVCRILGRTGINPDRLKLELTESLLLDDIGDCIRKMNTLREAGVFFSMDDFGTGHSSLSYLTQLPLDQLKIDKSFIHNIDEKEADAVIVQTIIGMSKNLGMQVIAEGVETESQRAFLEQLDCPIYQGYLFSEPLPVERFESLFE; from the coding sequence ATGAGCGCAAACGACGCATTGATAGCCAATAAATTGAAAATGCCGGGCCACGTTATCGATCTGCTTAAACAATCGGGCATTGTTTCGCTTTATGTGTTTTTCGGCTACCTCGGTCATGACCGTTTCGGGTACGGCGGAATCGCTGATGTCATCGGCTGGGGAAACGGATTGTCCTTGGCGGCTTTGCTGCTCGGAGGCAGACGTTATTTATGGGGAGTATTACTGGGTGTTCTGATTTCCAACGTTTTGATTAAAGACTCGGTGCCGGGAGCGATAAGCAGCAGTCTGGCCAGTCTTGTGGAAGCTTTGGTCGGTTTTGGGCTTCTTAATTGCAATAGGAAATTTTCACCTTCACTGGTCACCTTGCCGGATTACCTCCGGCTGATTCTTCTGGGGGGCGGCGTTGCCAGCATGTTCGGTGCCGCTACCGGCATTTTTTCATTACAAATCGCAGGACTGATCAGTTCCGCCCATTTTTGGGAATATGCCTCGCTTTGGTGGATGGGTGATACGTTGGGAATTGTGTTGGCCGTACCATTCATTATAGCGTGGCAAAGGAAAAAACCGGATCGACTCAACCTCAAGAGACTGTTGGAAGAATCGTTGCTGATCGGCATGACGTTCATGGCCGGACAAGTCGTTTTTCTCGGCTGGTTCAACGAGAATCTTGTTTTTGCGCCCAAAGCTTTCATCATGTTCTTGTTCATAACCTGGATTGCCATCCGGTTGGGCATGCAAGCGACCACCTTCGCCCTGAACATGGTTGCCATCCAGGCACTGTTGGGAGCTTGCCTGAAAGTCGGCTATTTTGCCGATGAGAACATGCTGTCCGGATATCATAATTACTGGATTTACATGGTTATCCTGTCGCTGATAGGCATCGTCGTGGCGGCCTACGTCAACGACATCAGGCAGAAAGAGGTCCATCTCAGAAACAGCGAAAACCACTTGCGGCTGTGCCAGATCAATGGCGGCATCGGTACCTGGGAAGCGGATCTGCTCACCCACAAGGAAAAATGGTCGGACAGTTGCAGCTCTTTGCTCGGCTTTCCCGATCTGAAAGAGCCGACCTGGGAAGACTTTCTGGATGCGATCCATCCGGAAGACCGCTACCGGGTCGTCGAAACCGTGCAATCCCATCTTACTTTGGGCGTCAAACTTGATTTGGAATACCGTATTGCAACCTCGAAAGGCATCCGCTGGATGCGTTCGGCAGGGCAGGCGGAAGAAGGACCGGATGGCCGGCTCACCATCATGCGGGGCATTGTGCAGGATGTTACCGAGCGTATCCAGGCGGAAGAAGCCTTGCGCGAAAGCGAAACCTTGCTCAGGGAAGCGCAAACGATTGCGGGTTTGGGCAGTTACATTCTGGATATTGCCACCGGTATCTGGAAAAGCTCGCCGGTGTTGGACAAGATCTTCGGCATTGACGAAGCCTGTGAACATTCCATGGCAGAATGGTTTGGGCTGATTCATCCCGAGGATCTTGAGAAGATGGAACATTATTTTAGAAACGATATTCTGGAGCAGGGCAGGAGTTTCGACAAGGAATATCGAATTCTCCGCCCTGAAGACCGCGTCTTACGTTGGGTCCATGGCCTGGGCAAACTGGAATTCGACGCTCGGGAGCGGCCCGCGAAAATGCACGGGACTGTTCAGGATATTACCGAGCGCAAAATGATCGAAGAAAGTCTCCGGCAAAACGAAGAGAAAATGCGGGCTTATCTGGATAATATCTCCGATACCATCTGGCTGATCGGTTCCGGTTTGAATGTGCTCTACGTCTCGCCCAATGTCGAACGTTTACTGGGCTTTCCGCAGGGAGAATTAATCGGCCGGCCAAGCGCTTGGGTGATTCATCCCGAGGACATGGCTATCGTCGATGCAGCCCATCGTTATACGCTGGAGCATCCGGGCCAGCCGCATACGGTCCAGTACCGGGTGGGCCATAAGGAAGGGCAGTGGATTGACGTCGAAAGCACCGGGATAAACTTCCTGGACAATCCGGAAATCAAAGGCGTACTCGTCTCCATGCGGAACGTCACCGAACGCAAGCAGGCCGAGAACGATCTTCGCATCGCTGCGACAGCCTTTGAATCCCAGGAAGGCATATTCATCACCGATGCGGATAGCGTCATTCTCCGGGTGAATAGGGCCTTCACGGCCATCACCGGGTATACTGCGGAAGAAGCCATCGGCAAAAAGCCGACTCTGCTTAAATCCGGCCGCCAGAATTCCGGTTTTTATGCTGCGATGTGGACGAGTCTGCGGCAAACGGGAGCCTGGCAAGGCGAAATCTGGAATCGCCGCAAGCAGGGAGAAATTTATCCGCAGCATCTGACGATCACCGCTGTTAAAGATTCCGGCGGCCTCGTAACCAATTATGTCGCTACCCTGACCGATATTACTCAGCAGAAGGCGGCGGCGGACAAAATTGAACGTCTGGCCTTATACGACAGCCTGACCGGCCTGCCCAACCGGCAGCTTCTTCGGGACCGTTTGATTTCGGCACTGGCGTCCAGCAGTCGCAGCGGAAGAAAGGGCGCATTGCTGTTCATTGATCTGGATAATTTCAAGACGCTGAACGACACTCTCGGCCATGACATGGGCGATGCCCTGTTGCAGCAAGTGGCTCAGCGGCTGGAAGCCTGTGTGCGCGAAGGCGATACGGTCGCCCGTCTGGGCGGCGACGAGTTCGTGGTGATGCTGGAAGATCTGAGCGAACACGCTTTTGAAGCGGCCGCCCGGACGGAAGCGATCGGCGGCAAGATTCTGGATAGCCTGACCCGGCCTTATTCGCTGGCCCAGCAGGAATATTACAGTTCGTCCAGTATCGGCGCCACCTTGTTCAACGGGCACGAGCAGGCCGTCGACGAATTGCTGAAACAAGCCGATATCGCCATGTATCAAGCCAAGACATCGGGACGTAACGCCATGCATTTTTTTGATGTGCAAATGCAGGCTCGTATCAACGCACGCGTCCGAATGGAGGCCGACTTGCGCCTTGCCTTGTCGGAGATTCAATTCAAGCTTTACTATCAGCCGCAGGTTTGCCACGATAATCGGATTCTCGGCGCCGAAGCGTTGATTCGCTGGCAACATCCGCAGCAAGGGTTAGTGCCGCCGGGCGATTTTATTCCGGTCGCCGAAGAAACCGGTTTAATCATACCCATGGGGCTCTGGATTCTGGAGACGGCTTGCGCCCAGATCAAAGCCTGGGAAGGCAATGCCCTGTATTCCCATTTACAAGTTGCCGTTAACGTCAGTGCCCGCCAGTTCCGTCAGGCAGACTTTGTAGACCAGGTTTGCCGGATTCTCGGGCGTACCGGGATCAATCCCGACAGGCTCAAACTCGAACTGACCGAAAGTCTGCTGCTTGACGATATCGGCGATTGTATCCGTAAAATGAACACGCTTCGCGAAGCCGGAGTGTTCTTTTCGATGGACGACTTCGGAACCGGCCACTCATCATTGTCCTATCTGACCCAGCTTCCTCTCGATCAGCTCAAGATCGATAAATCGTTCATTCATAACATTGATGAAAAAGAGGCCGATGCCGTCATCGTCCAGACGATTATCGGCATGTCCAAAAATCTGGGCATGCAGGTCATTGCCGAAGGCGTCGAGACCGAATCCCAGCGGGCTTTTCTGGAGCAGCTCGACTGCCCGATTTATCAAGGTTATCTATTCAGCGAACCGCTGCCGGTCGAACGATTTGAATCCTTGTTTGAATAA